The nucleotide sequence TTGGCGTCAACCAGTTCGCGAACGTCCGTCGTCGGGCGGCTCCGACGACGGTGTACTTGTCCGCCTCGTCTCGCGTCTCCCGCACGCCGCCGTCCTTCACCCGAAGAATCTCCGCTATCTCCCCGTGACGGGTCTTGCGCGGTCGTTCGGTAGCCATGCTATCAGTACGCACGTAGCGGGGATAATCTCTCTTACCGCGACAGGGGAAGTTCGCCGTTTTCGAGGGGTTCTACCGTCGTCGAGGCGGTTTCTGGGTCACGGTGGCGCGAATCCGGTCCCGTTATTCGTCCGCGTTCGGCGAGGGGTACACAGAATCCGTTTCTAACGTACACAAAAAAGTTATACAGTCCCTCCCCGAACCGTCAACGCGAGACGTTGTCATGGCTCAAGCGGTGTTCGATACAGCGGAGTACGACCGACGAATCGCTCGGACGAAAGAACGGATGGAGGAGGAGGGGTTAGACGCCGCCGTCGTCAGCGACCCGGCGAACATGAACTACCTCACCGGCTACGACGGGTGGTCGTTCTACGTCCACCAGGCCGTCGTCCTCACCCCCGACCGCGACGAACCCATGTGGGTCGGCCGACAGATGGACGCGACGGGCGCGCGCGCGACGACGCGGCTCTCCGAGGAGAGCATCCGCCCGTACAGCGACGACCACGTCCAGTCGCCGCGGGACCTCCACCCGATGGATTTCTTCGCCGAAATACTCTCGGAACTCGGCGTCGACGACGGCCGAATCGGGCTGGAGATGGACGCGTACTACTTCACCGCGAAGTCATACACGCGCCTCCAGAAGAACCTGCCCGAGGCCGACTTCGAGGACATCACGCTGCTCGTCAACTGGGTGCGCGTGAAGAAGTCGGAGGCGGAACTGGAGTACATGAAACAGGCCGCCCGCATCTCCGAGAACGCGATGCAGGCCGGCCTCGACGCCATCGGCGAGGGCGTCCCCGAGTACGAGGCGGCGGAGGCCATCTACTCGGCGCTCATCGACGGCACCGACGAGTACGGCGGCGACTACCCCGCCATCGTGCCGTTGATGCCGTCGGGCGACTACACCGGGACGCCGCACTTGACGTGGACCGACCGTCCCTTCCGGAACGGCGACCCGGTGCTCATCGAACTTTCGGGCTGTCGACACCGCTACCACTCGCCGCTCGCGCGGACGACGTTCGTCGGCGACCCGCCCGAGGAGGTCGAAGAGACCGCCGAGATCGTCGTCGAGGGGATGGAGGCGGCGCTCGACGCCGTCGAACCCGGCGTCACCTGCGAGTCCGTCGAGAAAGCCTGGCGCGACACCATCGCGAAGTACGGCGTCGAGAAGGCCGACCGCATCGGCTACTCGATGGGGCTCGGCTACCCGCCGGACTGGGGCGAACACACGGCGAGTCTCCGTCCCGGCGACGAGACGGTGCTCGAAGAGGGCATGACGTTCCACACCATCCCGGGACTGTGGTTCGACGACTTCGGCGTCGAACTCAGCGAGACGTTCCACGTCACGTCGAACGGAGCAGAACCGCTCGCCGACTTCCCCCGACGGCTGTTCACCGCCTGAGATGACGACGACAGAACCGACAGAGAAAACTGAACGGGCGACGGACTCCACAGAGATGACCGACTCCGAATCGACGTTGTCGAACGCCCGTCGACAACTCGAACGCGCAGCCGCCAACGTCGACATCGACGCGGGTGTCGTCGAGCGGCTGAAACACCCGACCCGAGTCCAGCAAGTCTCCATCCCGCTGCGCCGCGACGACGGGACGCTCGAGGTGTTCACCGGTTTCCGGGCCCAACACGACGACGTGCGCGGGCCGTACAAGGGCGGCCTGCGCTATCACCCGGAGGTCAACGCCGAGGAGTGCATCGGCCTCTCGATGTGGATGACCTGGAAGTGCGCCGTGATGGACCTCCCCTTCGGCGGCGGGAAAGGCGGCGTCGCCGTCGACCCGAAGACGCTCTCCGACCGGGAGCGCGAACGGCTCACCCGGCGCTTCGCCGAGGAGATACGCGACGTCATCGGGCCGAAAAAGGACGTTCCGGCGCCGGACATGGGAACGGACCCACAGACGATGGCGTGGTTCATGGACGCCTACTCGATGCAGGAGGGCGAGACGACACCCGGAATCGTCACCGGTAAGCCACCGTCCATCGGCGGCAGTCACGGCCGCGAGGAGGCACCCGGCCGGAGCGTCGCCATCGTCACGCGCGAGGCCATCGACTACTACGACTGGGACGTCGAGGAGACGACCGTCGCCGTCCAGGGCTTCGGCAGCGTCGGTGCGAACGCCGCCCGCCTCCTCGACGAGTGGGGCGCGAAGGTCGTCGCCGTCAGCGACGTCAACGGCGCCATCTACGACCCCGACGGCCTCGACACGAACGACGTCGAGGGACACGACGAGCGCCCGGGTATGGTGTCGGGCTACGACGCGCCGGAGTCGCTCACGAACGCGGAACTCCTCGAACTCGACGTCGACGTGCTTATTCCGGCGGCCGTCAGCAACGCCATCACCGCCGACAACGTCGACGATCTGCAGGCGAAGCTCGTCGTCGAGGGCGCGAACGGACCGACGACGTTCGCCGCCGACACGATTCTCGAAGAGCGGGAGATTCCCGTGATACCGGACATCCTCGCCAACGCCGGCGGCGTCACCGTCTCGTACTTCGAGTGGCTCCAGGACATCAACCGCCGAACGTGGCCGCTCGACCGCGTCCACGAGGAACTGGAGACGGAGATGCTGAAGGCGTGGAACGCCGTCCGTACCGAGGTCGACGAGCGCGACCTGACGTGGCGCGACGGCGCCTACGCGGTCGCGCTATCGCGCATCGGCGAAGCGAAGGCGACGCGCGGGCTGTGGCCCTGATACGGCGTTCGCGCTGACCGTTCGACCGCTCTCTATTTTTGTGGCCCTAGGATTGTCGCGTCAGCGCCCGACCGCCTCGGCGACTTTCTCGATGGGGTGGGGCGGTTCCGGTGCCGACTCGTCGCGGTCGCCGAGTTGGGTCCGACAGGACGCGCCGGGTGCGACGACGGTTTCGCCGCCGCTCTCCTCGACCTGGTCGAACAGAATCTCGCCGATAGCTCTGCTCATCGAGTAGTGTTCGGCCTCGTAGCCGAAGCTCCCGGCCATCCCGCAACAGCCCGAGTCCAGCGGGTCGACCTCGTAGCCAACGCGCCGCAGGACGCCGACGGCGTGGTGGTCTTTCCGCGTCGCCTTCTGGTGGCAGTGGCCGTGGTACGTCAGCGACTCGGCGGGTGCCGA is from Haloprofundus halophilus and encodes:
- a CDS encoding M24 family metallopeptidase, which codes for MAQAVFDTAEYDRRIARTKERMEEEGLDAAVVSDPANMNYLTGYDGWSFYVHQAVVLTPDRDEPMWVGRQMDATGARATTRLSEESIRPYSDDHVQSPRDLHPMDFFAEILSELGVDDGRIGLEMDAYYFTAKSYTRLQKNLPEADFEDITLLVNWVRVKKSEAELEYMKQAARISENAMQAGLDAIGEGVPEYEAAEAIYSALIDGTDEYGGDYPAIVPLMPSGDYTGTPHLTWTDRPFRNGDPVLIELSGCRHRYHSPLARTTFVGDPPEEVEETAEIVVEGMEAALDAVEPGVTCESVEKAWRDTIAKYGVEKADRIGYSMGLGYPPDWGEHTASLRPGDETVLEEGMTFHTIPGLWFDDFGVELSETFHVTSNGAEPLADFPRRLFTA
- the gdhB gene encoding glutamate dehydrogenase GdhB gives rise to the protein MTDSESTLSNARRQLERAAANVDIDAGVVERLKHPTRVQQVSIPLRRDDGTLEVFTGFRAQHDDVRGPYKGGLRYHPEVNAEECIGLSMWMTWKCAVMDLPFGGGKGGVAVDPKTLSDRERERLTRRFAEEIRDVIGPKKDVPAPDMGTDPQTMAWFMDAYSMQEGETTPGIVTGKPPSIGGSHGREEAPGRSVAIVTREAIDYYDWDVEETTVAVQGFGSVGANAARLLDEWGAKVVAVSDVNGAIYDPDGLDTNDVEGHDERPGMVSGYDAPESLTNAELLELDVDVLIPAAVSNAITADNVDDLQAKLVVEGANGPTTFAADTILEEREIPVIPDILANAGGVTVSYFEWLQDINRRTWPLDRVHEELETEMLKAWNAVRTEVDERDLTWRDGAYAVALSRIGEAKATRGLWP